In Strix aluco isolate bStrAlu1 chromosome 22, bStrAlu1.hap1, whole genome shotgun sequence, a genomic segment contains:
- the UBXN10 gene encoding UBX domain-containing protein 10 yields the protein MATAALLNLAPSHLSFPSSTAAAFSWTNAIDMHVTRPKSAKGRTRPSFSYSQSVEACPCRVPSSPPPAPPHRLVNSRRALSTKPAFPSGQVSPEEIPELLQQVPLRTSSSLNKYRVLPSIGWKGAGSGAVEAVAEQTDRLKVSGGQDAAPKIKTLPGEQGSASVLSESGVPDEESPHVQCPEKLGRKMRQESPLMSTLGLEEPPKEESRLLLAIRSPSGQRFEHHFKPTDSLQMVLAVAEQKMSAKYKRCCVETMEVPRRSFSDLRRSLHECGILHKSVLCIRWKEQHDADL from the coding sequence ATGGCCACAGCGGCTCTTCTGAACTTAGCACCATctcacctctccttcccttcaagcacagcagcagctttctcGTGGACAAACGCCATCGACATGCACGTCACCAGGCCAAAATCTGCCAAGGGACGCACGAGGCCAAGCTTCAGCTACTCTCAGAGCGTGGAAGCCTGTCCTTGCCGAGTGCCATCTTCcccaccaccagcccctcctCACAGATTAGTGAACAGCCGGAGAGCATTGTCCACGAAACCGGCATTCCCATCCGGCCAGGTGTCTCCTGAGGAAATCCCGGAGCTCCTGCAGCAAGTGCCTTTGAGGACCTCCTCTTCCCTGAACAAGTACAGGGTGCTCCCCTCCATCGGCTGGAAAGGCGCAGGGAGCGGCGCCGTGGAAGCGGTGGCTGAACAGACCGACCGGCtgaaagtgagtggggggcaggATGCCGCTCCGAAAATCAAAACTCTTCCTGGAGAGCAAGGATCTGCCAGCGTGTTGTCAGAAAGCGGTGTCCCCGATGAAGAGAGCCCACACGTGCAgtgtcctgagaaactgggaagaaaaatgaggcaAGAAAGCCCTTTGATGTCAACTTTAGGTTTGGAAGAGCCACCGAAAGAAGAGTCGCGCTTGCTGCTCGCTATTCGATCCCCCTCTGGTCAGAGATTTGAACATCATTTCAAGCCCACCGACAGTCTCCAGATGGTCCTTGCTGTGGCAGAACAGAAAATGTCAGCCAAATACAAACGCTGCTGCGTTGAAACGATGGAGGTGCCCCGAAGGAGTTTCTCTGACCTTAGGAGGTCCCTCCATGAATGTGGGATTCTCCACAAGTCCGTGCTGTGCATCCGATGGAAAGAGCAGCACGACGCAGATCTTTAG
- the LOC141933382 gene encoding phospholipase A2, membrane associated-like, with protein sequence MKNLLFAMTLACGLLLARGSVLELEQMIQSTTGKSALLSYSWYGCFCGIGGRGTPVDSTDRCCLAHDCCYRKLREGKCRPLITPYHFDTDNGDIVCSNEQSWCKRETCLCDKAVASCFASTLHSYNKSYRFYFKLKCRGSKLQC encoded by the exons ATGAAGAATCTCCTCTTTGCCATGACCTTGGCTTGCG ggctgctgctggctcGCGGCAGCGTTTTGGAGCTGGAGCAGATGATCCAGTCGACCACGGGGAAAAGCGCCCTGCTCTCCTACAGCTGGTATGGCTGCTTCTGCGGCATCGGGGGCAGAGGGACCCCGGTGGACTCCACCGACCG ATGCTGCCTTGCCCACGACTGCTGCTACAGGAAGCTGAGAGAGGGCAAGTGCAGGCCCCTGATAACCCCCTACCACTTCGACACTGACAATGGAGACATCGTCTGCA GTAACGAGCAGAGCTGGTGCAAGAGAGAGACGTGCCTATGCGACAAGGCCGTGGCTTCGTGCTTCGCGAGCACTTTGCATTCCTACAATAAATCCTACCGCTTCTATTTCAAGCTGAAATGCCGAGGAAGTAAGCTCCAGTGCTGA
- the LOC141933383 gene encoding basic phospholipase A2 daboxin P-like encodes MNSLLAFAVLFAWGLSPAHGSLWNLNKMITKTTGKNALLHYSSYGCYCGWGGKGQPKDATDQCCQQHDTCYNNLQSYHCNAKIQGYHYGWRRGSPSCRRSSWCAQLSCECDRSLALCLKQNIWTYSKRYLFYPKHRC; translated from the exons ATGAACTCTCTCCTTGCCTTCGCTGTGCTGTTTGCTTGGG GCTTGTCCCCAGCTCACGGGAGCCTCTGGAATCTGAACAAGATGATCACGAAGACGACGGGGAAGAACGCCTTGCTGCATTACTCCTCCTACGGCTGCTACTGTGGCTGGGGGGGCAAAGGGCAGCCCAAGGATGCCACAGACCA ATGCTGCCAGCAGCACGATACCTGCTACAACAACCTCCAGAGCTACCACTGCAATGCCAAGATTCAGGGGTACCACTATGGCTGGCGCAGAGGCAGCCCCTCCTGCA gaAGGAGCTCCTGGTGTGCCCAGCTCTCCTGCGAGTGCGACCGCAGCCTGGCCCTTTGCCTGAAGCAAAACATCTGGACCTACAGCAAACGTTACCTCTTCTACCCGAAGCATCGGTGCTGA
- the LOC141933381 gene encoding basic phospholipase A2 A-like codes for MKVLLTLAVLSACSVFTARGKFLHPFTPGLEGSTVGNLTAHGCYSGWGSNRTSKASMDRCCLLRACCYARLAARRCRVGPIQPLSVPRAGIPTCRSGTWCQRGACRCERAAQLCRLRGRGLFRHRGLFRRRSKCRGRAGRC; via the exons atgaaggtcctgCTGACGCTGGCGGTGCTGTCTGCCTGCA GTGTGTTCACAGCTCGTGGGAAGTTCCTGCACCCATTCACACCGGGACTCGAGGGAAGCACCGTTGGAAATCTGACTGCCCACGGTTGCTACTCAGGATGGGGCAGCAACCGCACGTCGAAGGCTTCAATGGACCG GTGCTGCCTGCTCCGTGCCTGCTGCTACGCCAGGCTGGCAGCACGGCGGTGCCGCGTGGGACCCATCCAGCCCCTCTCGGTGCCCCGGGCAGGAATCCCCACCTGCA GGTCTGGGACCTGGTGCCAGAGAGGTGCCTGCAGATGCGAGCGGGCAGCCCAGCTCTGCCgcctgcggggccgggggctgttCCGGCATCGCGGGCTGTTCCGCCGTCGCAGCAAATGCCGGGGACGAGCCGGGCGGTGTTGA
- the LOC141933380 gene encoding group IIE secretory phospholipase A2-like isoform X1 — protein sequence MGRIVNICPLRVLQRRGPAKRAHGGYKRCDQQHLGFIQTPELPPPDMKLFLLLLCLTGLTLSSCNLLQFSSMIKRKTGKSALSYNGYGCYCGLRGSKQPLDATDWCCHAHDCCYKRLASSSCSPKWVKYNYSTRGNQIVCGKRRRGVKDPSGKAQPSALSGDPSSEMSFRPSWLGNHLLGKGMEMRGKRQE from the exons ATGGGGAGGATTGTCAATATTTGCCCACTTCGGGTTCTCCAAAGGAGGGGCCCTGCCAAGCGGGCACACGGGGGCTATAAAAGGTGTGACCAGCAGCACCTCGGGTTCATCCAAACCCCGGAGCTGCCACCACCAGACATGAAGCTCTTCTTGCTGCTCCTCTGCC TCACAGGGCTGACCCTCTCCAGCTGCAACCTGCTTCAGTTCAGTTCAATGATCAAGCGCAAGACCGGGAAATCAGCGCTGTCCTACAATGGTTACGGCTGCTACTGCGGCTTAAGAGGATCCAAACAACCGCTGGATGCGACCGATTG GTGCTGCCATGCCCACGACTGCTGCTACAAGAGGCTGGCTTCCTCTAGCTGCAGTCCCAAATGGGTCAAGTACAACTACTCCACCCGGGGAAACCAGATTGTCTGCGGTAAGAGACGGCGCGGGGTCAAGGACCCAAGCGGGAAGGCACAACCCTCTGCGCTCTCCGGGGACCCCTCTTCCGAGATGTCCTTTAGACCCTCCTGGCTCGGAAACCATTTACTTGGGAAGGGGATGGAAATGAGGGGAAAGCGCCAGGAATAG